The Podarcis raffonei isolate rPodRaf1 chromosome 2, rPodRaf1.pri, whole genome shotgun sequence genome window below encodes:
- the POLR1H gene encoding DNA-directed RNA polymerase I subunit RPA12 isoform X1: protein MQTRAESAARGTSRCIKPKFPLTLVIMIQGSSCFESELDFCPECGTVLPLPGIQDKVTCPCCSYSIDVRVFEMRVVHTSVTFNSTDSTSLKMEDEGSAVKGPLIDRKCPQCGNEGMAYHTRQMRSADEGQTVFYTCVRCSRKRKILDRLYPNVWGTLCLRNFTSEGHFCLVTMAVESFLGSMETFCYLRWGISCIVPVAPLVTLRRIKHFMVFFAYASYCWFGGQ, encoded by the exons AGTTTCCACTTACTTTGGTCATTATGATACAAGGCAGCTCCTGCTTTGAATCTGAACTCGATTTCTGCCCCGAGTGCGGTACTGTCCTGCCTTTGCCGGGGATCCAGGACAAGGTGACATGCCCCTGTTGCTCTTACTCCATTGATGTGCGAG TTTTTGAGATGCGAGTTGTGCATACATCCGTCACATTCAACAGTACAGATTCCACCTCTTTGAAGATGGAGGATGAAGGAAGTGCAGTCAAGGGACCATTG ATTGACAGGAAGTGTCCCCAGTGCGGCAACGAGGGCATGGCATACCATACGCGGCAGATGAGGTCTGCGGATGAAGGGCAGACAGTCTTCTACACCTGCGTTCGAT gTTCCAGGAAAAGGAAGATTCTTGATCGGCTTTACCCAAATGTGTGGGGGACACTCTGTCTGAGGAACTTCACTTCCGAGGGTCATTTTTGTCTAGTTACTATGGCCGTGGAGTCCTTTTTGGGTTCCATGGAAACATTCTGTTACTTGAGATGGGGGATTTCGTGCATAGTGCCTGTTGCTCCCCTTGTAACTCTACGCAGAATAAAGCACTTTATGGTTTTCTTTGCATATGCATCATATTGCTGGTTTGGTGGTCAATGA
- the POLR1H gene encoding DNA-directed RNA polymerase I subunit RPA12 isoform X2 — protein sequence MIQGSSCFESELDFCPECGTVLPLPGIQDKVTCPCCSYSIDVRVFEMRVVHTSVTFNSTDSTSLKMEDEGSAVKGPLIDRKCPQCGNEGMAYHTRQMRSADEGQTVFYTCVRCSRKRKILDRLYPNVWGTLCLRNFTSEGHFCLVTMAVESFLGSMETFCYLRWGISCIVPVAPLVTLRRIKHFMVFFAYASYCWFGGQ from the exons ATGATACAAGGCAGCTCCTGCTTTGAATCTGAACTCGATTTCTGCCCCGAGTGCGGTACTGTCCTGCCTTTGCCGGGGATCCAGGACAAGGTGACATGCCCCTGTTGCTCTTACTCCATTGATGTGCGAG TTTTTGAGATGCGAGTTGTGCATACATCCGTCACATTCAACAGTACAGATTCCACCTCTTTGAAGATGGAGGATGAAGGAAGTGCAGTCAAGGGACCATTG ATTGACAGGAAGTGTCCCCAGTGCGGCAACGAGGGCATGGCATACCATACGCGGCAGATGAGGTCTGCGGATGAAGGGCAGACAGTCTTCTACACCTGCGTTCGAT gTTCCAGGAAAAGGAAGATTCTTGATCGGCTTTACCCAAATGTGTGGGGGACACTCTGTCTGAGGAACTTCACTTCCGAGGGTCATTTTTGTCTAGTTACTATGGCCGTGGAGTCCTTTTTGGGTTCCATGGAAACATTCTGTTACTTGAGATGGGGGATTTCGTGCATAGTGCCTGTTGCTCCCCTTGTAACTCTACGCAGAATAAAGCACTTTATGGTTTTCTTTGCATATGCATCATATTGCTGGTTTGGTGGTCAATGA